Proteins from a genomic interval of Zingiber officinale cultivar Zhangliang chromosome 1B, Zo_v1.1, whole genome shotgun sequence:
- the LOC122054776 gene encoding linoleate 13S-lipoxygenase 2-1, chloroplastic-like, with translation MLKQSVLQPSLLFFPRHPSLPGAGASGVVAFSQQRQWRRQRRQNNGNKVRCAAGANESASSLSGQPTFVVESRRPATVKAAITVLLTVGGEFAHIDPTRGLDDINDLLGRTLHLELVSSDLDRETGSEKKTVAAFAHKAKKGIDRVTYEATFSVPANFGEIGAVVVRNEHHKELFLKDIVLTIDGDDSAPLLFDCKSWSHSKFDDSQDRVFFTSNKSYLPSETPAGLVRLRQRELEILRGDGTGERKKFERIYDYDVYNDLGNPDSKPGLARPVLGGSDEFPYPRRCRTGRPRARSDPKSEQRSATVYVPRDENFSEVKQVTFGAKTVRSVIHGLLPSVSTALVDSRMGFPYFTAIDALFNEGLPLPPKDSTHPFRTIVPRLVKAIVGGAQNILQFELPEMIDRDKFSWFRDEEFSRQTLAGLNPLSIQLVTEFPLVSKLDPSIYGPPESLITAELIEKEIKGIMTVDEALEQKKLFILDYHDLLLPFVHKVRELEDSTLYASRTLFFLTPESTLRPIAIELTRPASPKQPQWRQVFEPSWNATDAWLWRLAKAHVAAHDSGYHQLVSHWLRTHCCVEPYIIAANRQLSQMHPIYRLMHPYFRYTMEINALARLSLINCDGIIEKTFSPGKYSLALCSAAYYKLWRFDMEALPADLIRRGMAVEDPEAEHGLRLTIDDYPYAQDGLLIWSAIEQWVADYVDHYYPSPADVAADSELQSWWTEVRTKGHGDKQHEPWWPSLKTPADLVRILTTIIWVASGHHAAVNFGQYHFAGYFPNRPSVTRANMPVEDATEDDLAAFRAKPEAALLRCFPSKIQAAQVMAILDVLSAHAPDEEYLGKDAEASWTKNPVVYAAFERFNGRLREIEGIIDARNVDPSLKNRCGAGIVPYQLLKPYSEPGVTGMGVPNSISI, from the exons ATGTTGAAGCAATCAGTTCTTCAACCGTCCCTCCTCTTCTTCCCGCGCCACCCCTCCCTCCCCGGCGCCGGAGCCTCCGGCGTCGTAGCCTTCAGCCAACAACGACAGTGGCGGCGGCAACGCCGCCAGAATAACGGAAACAAGGTACGCTGCGCCGCCGGGGCCAACGAGTCCGCTTCATCGTTGTCGGGGCAGCCAACCTTCGTGGTCGAGTCGAGGCGGCCGGCGACGGTGAAGGCCGCGATCACCGTCCTACTGACGGTCGGGGGAGAGTTTGCGCATATTGACCCCACGCGGGGTCTCGATGATATTAACGATCTGCTCGGGCGGACTCTGCATCTCGAGCTCGTCAGCTCTGACCTTGACCGTG AAACAGGATCGGAGAAGAAGACTGTGGCGGCGTTCGCCCACAAGGCCAAGAAAGGAATCGATAGAGTCACATACGAAGCAACTTTTAGCGTTCCAGCAAATTTTGGAGAGATCGGAGCGGTCGTCGTCCGGAATGAGCACCACAAGGAGCTGTTTCTCAAAGACATCGTTCTCACGATCGACGGCGATGATTCCGCTCCTCTTCTGTTCGATTGCAAGTCGTGGTCGCACTCCAAGTTCGACGACAGCCAAGACAGAGTCTTCTTCACCAGCAACAAG TCTTACTTGCCGTCGGAAACGCCGGCGGGGCTGGTGCGCCTGCGGCAGCGAGAGCTGGAGATTCTGCGCGGAGACGGCACCGGCGAGCGGAAGAAATTCGAGAGGATCTATGACTACGACGTCTACAATGACCTGGGAAACCCGGACAGCAAACCTGGGCTGGCTCGGCCCGTCCTCGGTGGCTCCGACGAGTTCCCCTACCCGCGCCGGTGCCGCACCGGCCGGCCGCGAGCTCGCTCAG ATCCTAAATCGGAGCAGAGGAGCGCGACCGTGTACGTGCCGAGGGACGAGAACTTCTCCGAGGTGAAGCAGGTGACGTTCGGGGCGAAGACGGTGCGGTCGGTGATACACGGCCTGCTGCCGTCGGTTTCGACGGCGCTGGTGGACTCGCGGATGGGCTTCCCTTACTTCACCGCCATCGACGCGCTCTTCAACGAGGGCTTGCCACTGCCACCCAAAGATTCCACGCACCCCTTCCGCACCATCGTTCCCCGGCTCGTGAAGGCGATCGTCGGCGGCGCGCAGAATATCCTCCAGTTCGAACTGCCTGAAATGATCGACA GGGATAAGTTTTCCTGGTTCAGAgatgaagaattttcccggcAGACGTTGGCGGGCCTCAATCCTCTCAGCATTCAACTAGTGACa GAATTTCCATTGGTAAGCAAACTCGATCCAAGCATTTACGGTCCGCCGGAGTCGCTGATCACGGCGGAGCTCATTGAGAAAGAAATTAAAGGAATCATGACAGTCGACGAG GCGTTGGAGCAGAAGAAGCTCTTCATTTTGGACTACCATGATCTGCTGCTTCCGTTCGTGCACAAGGTCCGAGAGCTGGAGGACTCGACGCTCTATGCCTCCCGGACTCTGTTCTTCCTCACGCCGGAGAGCACCCTGCGTCCGATCGCCATCGAGCTCACGCGGCCGGCTTCTCCGAAGCAGCCGCAGTGGAGGCAAGTGTTCGAGCCCAGCTGGAACGCCACCGACGCCTGGCTCTGGCGTCTCGCCAAGGCGCACGTCGCGGCCCACGACTCCGGCTACCACCAGCTCGTCTCCCATTG GCTTCGGACTCACTGCTGCGTGGAGCCATACATCATCGCCGCCAACCGGCAGCTGAGCCAGATGCATCCGATCTACCGCCTGATGCACCCCTACTTCCGCTACACCATGGAGATCAACGCCCTCGCCCGCTTGTCCCTCATCAACTGCGACGGCATTATCGAGAAGACCTTCTCGCCAGGGAAGTACTCCCTCGCACTCTGCTCCGCCGCCTACTACAAGCTGTGGCGCTTCGACATGGAAGCTTTGCCCGCCGACCTCATCAGAAg GGGGATGGCGGTGGAAGATCCCGAGGCAGAGCACGGCCTCCGGCTCACCATCGATGACTACCCCTACGCCCAGGACGGCCTCCTGATCTGGTCCGCCATCGAGCAGTGGGTGGCCGATTATGTTGACCACTACTACCCCTCGCCGGCCGATGTAGCCGCGGACTCAGAGCTCCAATCATGGTGGACGGAGGTGCGCACCAAGGGCCACGGTGATAAGCAGCACGAGCCGTGGTGGCCGTCGCTGAAGACGCCGGCGGACCTCGTCCGTATACTCACCACCATCATCTGGGTAGCCTCCGGCCATCACGCCGCCGTCAACTTCGGGCAGTACCATTTCGCCGGGTACTTCCCCAACCGCCCCTCCGTCACGCGCGCCAACATGCCGGTGGAGGATGCCACGGAGGACGACCTGGCGGCGTTCCGGGCGAAGCCGGAGGCGGCTTTGCTGCGATGCTTCCCGTCAAAGATCCAAGCGGCGCAGGTGATGGCGATCCTGGACGTGCTGTCGGCGCACGCGCCGGACGAGGAGTACTTGGGAAAGGATGCGGAGGCTTCGTGGACGAAGAACCCGGTGGTGTATGCGGCCTTCGAGCGCTTCAACGGCAGGCTGAGGGAGATCGAGGGTATCATCGACGCAAGGAACGTCGACCCCAGTCTAAAGAATCGGTGTGGTGCGGGAATCGTGCCATACCAGCTCCTGAAGCCGTACTCTGAGCCGGGAGTCACCGGAATGGGCGTGCCCAATAGCATCTCCATTTGA